In Deltaproteobacteria bacterium, one genomic interval encodes:
- a CDS encoding SDR family NAD(P)-dependent oxidoreductase — protein MDRQLAASLLGPMNVTRAVLPVMRKQRSGHIISISSSAGLSGAFEFGTAYAASKFGLEGFM, from the coding sequence ATGGACCGACAGTTGGCGGCGAGCCTCCTTGGCCCGATGAACGTCACTCGCGCCGTCCTGCCGGTGATGCGCAAACAGCGCTCGGGGCACATCATCTCGATCTCCTCGTCAGCGGGCCTCTCGGGCGCGTTCGAGTTCGGTACGGCCTATGCCGCGTCGAAGTTCGGCCTCGAGGGCTTCATG